One Clupea harengus chromosome 11, Ch_v2.0.2, whole genome shotgun sequence DNA window includes the following coding sequences:
- the LOC105905369 gene encoding riboflavin transporter 2-like gives MSLLTHVLACLFGVGSWVAINGMWVELPLIVPELPEYWYLPSYLTVIIQMANIGPLFVTLMHRFKPGALDERPVIYGIVGLGVVATFLLAFLWKRRTVVGDTEHSVALLVLSFLLSVVDCTSSVTFLPFMMRLPPQYLTTYFAGEGLSGLIPALVALIQGVGMVQCRNATIGLQGNETQLGNYSGDSGAGELQAHYQPANFSAQTFFLFLSAMMVVCLAAFLLLNYHPHVAREHKSQRYLSGPGVGGEKGEVGLGLQSAAPPEQKPMLDNPEDRAVEPRSSFGKGTYCRLEVVFIFMVLAWVNALTNAVLPSVQSYSCLPYGNQAYHLAATMAAVANPVACFIAMFAPIRSLTLMALLTLTGTGFGAYIMAMAALSPCPLLVHSPTGTAMIVITWILFVLTLSYVKVIIGIILRDEGHSALVWCGAVVQLGSMVGAMSMFPLVSVYGFFTSGDPCNTKCPK, from the exons ATGTCGCTGCTGACACACGTGCTGGCGTGCCTGTTTGGCGTGGGCTCGTGGGTAGCCATCAACGGGATGTGGGTCGAACTGCCTCTGATAGTCCCTGAACTCCCAGAGTACTGGTACCTGCCCTCCTACCTGACGGTCATCATCCAGATGGCCAACATCGGCCCCTTGTTCGTCACCCTCATGCACCGCTTCAAGCCCGGGGCCCTGGATGAGAGGCCCGTCATCTACGGCATCGTGGGGCTGGGCGTGGTGGCCACCTTCCTGCTGGCCTTCCTCTGGAAGCGCCGCACGGTTGTGGGTGACACGGAGCACAGCGTGGCGCTGCTGGTGCTCAGCTTCCTGCTGTCGGTGGTGGACTGCACCTCCTCGGTGACCTTCCTGCCCTTCATGATGCGGCTGCCGCCCCAGTACCTCACCACGTACTTCGCCGGGGAGGGCCTGAGCGGGCTCATCCCCGCGCTGGTCGCGCTCATCCAGGGGGTCGGGATGGTGCAGTGCCGCAACGCCACCATAGGGCTCCAGGGCAACGAGACCCAGCTGGGGAACTACAGTGGGGATTCTGGAGCAGGGGAGCTCCAGGCCCACTACCAGCCGGCCAACTTCTCGGCGCAGACCTTCTTCCTGTTCCTCAGCGCCATGATGGTGGTGTGCCTGGCCGCCTTCCTGCTGCTCAACTACCACCCGCACGTGGCCAGGGAGCACAAAAGCCAGCGCTACCTCAGCGGGCCAGGGGTTGgcggggagaagggagaggtggGGCTGGGTCTCCAGAGTGCTGCCCCCCCGGAGCAGAAGCCCATGCTGGATAACCCGGAGGACCGGGCGGTGGAGCCCCGGAGCAGCTTCGGGAAGGGGACCTACTGCAGGCTCGAGGTGGTGTTCATCTTCATGGTGCTGGCTTGGGTGAACGCGCTGACCAATGCCGTGCTCCCGTCAGTCCAGTCCTATTCCTGCCTGCCGTACGGCAATCAGGCATATCACCTGGCAGCCACCATGGCAGCTGTAGCCAACCCAGTGGCCTGCTTCATCGCCATGTTTGCTCCCATCAG GTCTCTGACGCTGATGGCACTCCTCACGCTGACTGGCACAGGCTTTGGGGCGTATATCATGGCCATGGCTGCTCTTAGTCCCTGTCCTCTACTGGTCCACAGTCCCACAGGGACAGCTATGATT GTCATTACATGGATATTGTTTGTCCTCACACTCTCCTACGTGAAGGTGATCATTGGCATCATTCTGCGAGATGAGGGCCACAGCGCTCTCGTGTGGTGTGGAGCTGTAGTGCAGCTAGGCTCCATGGTTGGTGCCATGTCCATGTTCCCTCTGGTCAGCGTGTATGGATTCTTCACCTCAGGAGACCCCTGTAACACCAAGTGCCCCAAATAA
- the LOC116222440 gene encoding uncharacterized protein LOC116222440 codes for MGNLVSRPSCLGNKSKHVRTDEEYLKECYQRRREWPLPEPCEEGKKPEDVAPSATPEKPRSSPAPTVTTTSTLDNAWRSTPSPVKTPRNGSLPSRTNPPEFRHSPLGHYAGGTLERQSPLGHYDKGTLEKRASLQRRDSGSPWSWKTPNRPQVTEVTEVTETVVTEIVEVTEYPPAGKGGDPIVTRTVRVLTGAAEELAEVNTTSTVRALSGLIGVTAFPITICHPQNNQLHLSNLIFHELYS; via the coding sequence ATGGGTAACCTCGTCAGCAGGCCCAGTTGTCTGGGCAACAAATCCAAGCACGTGCGCACGGACGAGGAATACCTAAAGGAGTGCTACCAGCGGCGGCGCGAGTGGCCTCTGCCTGAACCGTGCGAGGAGGGGAAGAAGCCGGAGGATGTGGCGCCCAGCGCGACCCCGGAAAAGCCCCGGAGCTCCCCGGCACCGACggtcaccaccaccagcactctGGACAATGCCTGGCGCAGCACGCCCTCGCCGGTCAAAACCCCCCGCAACGGGTCACTGCCCAGCAGGACTAACCCCCCGGAGTTCAGGCACTCCCCACTGGGGCATTACGCCGGGGGGACCCTGGAAAGGCAGTCCCCGCTGGGACATTACGACAAGGGGACTCTAGAGAAGAGAGCCAGCCTCCAGAGGAGGGACTCTGGGAGCCCCTGGTCATGGAAAACGCCGAACAGACCGCAAGTCACCGAGGTGACGGAGGTGACGGAGACTGTTGTGACGGAGATTGTGGAGGTGACGGAGTATCCACCTGCAGGGAAGGGAGGTGACCCCATTGTCACCAGGACTGTGAGGGTCCTCACTGGAGCAGCTGAGGAACTAGCAGAGGTCAATACAACATCAACAGTCAGAGCACTCTCTGGGCTTATTGGCGTAACGGCTTTTCCCATTACCATTTGCCATCCTCAAAACAACCAGTTGCATCTTTCAAATTTAATCTTCCATGAGCTTTATTCATAA